The sequence ATGTTCAGGACAGTACTGCCCCCGATGGAGAGCATCAGGCTGAGGACGAGTCCAGCCCAGAGTTCGAGCCCGGCCGGTAGCCCTTGGGCGCTGGCAAATCCCGCGACCCCGGTCAGGACCAACAGTCCGGTCTGAAGGCTCTTCAGGAGTATTCCGTAGGCACGCCAGCGGGATGTACGGCGGGGGTCGAGGCTCTCAGATCCAGCAAGGAGGGACATGCTTCTTTGCCTGCAGCACCCCGGTCGCAACCGGATCCATTCAGCGTCACCGCCGGAGAACATCCGAGGCGGTCAACAGCCCGAGCATACCACATGCCTCCGGCTGGGCCGCCAGGCGCCATTGGCTCTTCG is a genomic window of Anaerolineales bacterium containing:
- a CDS encoding UbiA family prenyltransferase — its product is MSLLAGSESLDPRRTSRWRAYGILLKSLQTGLLVLTGVAGFASAQGLPAGLELWAGLVLSLMLSIGGSTVLNMVYDRDIDRLMQRTCSRPLPQGSLSVQEALLLGTLMTAGGILLAFRLSPLFGALIAAGVFFNLVV